In Nitratireductor mangrovi, the genomic window AAATCGCCGGTTCGCACAGCCTCCGAGACGCTTTACGCCGATCTCCGCCTGGCGCCGGGCGCAAGCGTCAGGATCCCGTCCGATGCCGAGGAGCGCGCCCTCTATGTGCTTGACGGCACTGTCATCATTTCCGGCGACCGTTTTCCGGCCGACCGCCTGTTGGTGCTGCGTCCGGGAGATGAAATCATCGTTTCGTCCGAAGAGGGCGCGCATTTCATGCTTTTCGGCGGCGCCTCGCTGGGGTCGCCGCGTCATATCTGGTGGAACTTCGTCTCGTCATCGAAAGAACGCATCGAGCAGGCAAAGGAGGAGTGGCGCACGGGCCGCTTCGATATCGTGCCGGGCGACGAGGAAGAGTTCATCCCGCTACCCGAGGCCTGACCCGCGCTGATTGGGCGCGTTTACTTTCGTCAAGCGAGGCCCTATCTCCGATAGGTCAGACAAGAAAATGCAATGAACACCATTTCGCCTCCGCAAACGCCGCTGCTGGACAGGGTCCGGTTGCCCTCGGACCTGAAGGCCGTTCCGGAAGACCAGCTTCCGCAGCTTGCCGACGAACTGCGGTCCGAACTGATCGATGCCGTTTCCAAGACCGGCGGCCATCTCGGCGCCGGGCTCGGCGTTGTCGAACTCACGGTGGCCATCCACTATGTCTTCGACACGCCGCGCGACCGCCTCATCTGGGATGTTGGCCACCAGGCCTACCCGCACAAGATCCTCACCGGTCGGCGCGAACGCATCCGCACGCTGCGGCAGGAGGATGGCCTGTCGGGTTTCACCAAGCGCGACGAGAGCGAATACGATCCCTTCGGCGCCGCCCATTCCTCGACCTCGATCTCGGCCGGGCTCGGCATGGCGGTGGCACGCGACCTTGCCGGCGGCAAGAACAACGTCATCGCCGTCATCGGCGACGGCGCCATGTCGGCCGGCATGGCCTACGAAGCCCTAAACAATGCCGGCGCACTCGATGCGCGCCTGATCGTCATCCTGAACGACAACGACATGTCGATCGCGCCGCCGAGCGGCGCCATGAGCGCCTATCTGGCGCGGCTGGCGTCGGGCCGCACCTACCAGGGCTTCCGCGACTTCGGCAAGAAGCTGACCTCCTATCTCGGCAAGGCAGCCGACAAGGCGATTACCCGGGCGGTCGAGCATGCGCGCGGCTACGTCACCGGCGGCACGCTGTTCGAGGAACTCGGCTTTTTCCACATCGGCCCGATCGACGGCCACAACCTGGAGCATCTGGTGCCGGTGTTGCGCAACGTCCGCGACCATGGCGACGGTCCGGTGCTGATCCACGTCGTGACCCAGAAGGGCAAGGGCTACCCGCCGGCCGAAGCGGCGAGCGACAAATATCACGGTGTCTCCAAGTTCGACGTCATCACCGGCGCCCAGGCCAAGCCGGCCGCCAACGCGCCGTCCTACACCAAGGTCTTCGCCGAAAGTCTGGTCCAGGAGGCGCGCGAGGACGACCGCATCGTCGCCATCACCGCGGCCATGCCGAGCGGCACCGGGCTTGATCATTTCGGCAAGGAATTCCCGGCGCGAACCTTCGATGTCGGCATTGCCGAGCAGCATGCCGTCACCTTCGCCGGCGGGCTGGCGACCGAAGGCTACAAACCCTTCGCGGCGATCTACTCGACCTTCCTGCAGCGCGCCTACGACCAGGTCGTGCACGACATCGCCATCCAGCGTCTGCCGGTAAGATTCCCGATCGACCGCGCCGGCTATGTCGGCGCCGACGGTGCCACCCATTGCGGGGCGTTCGACGTCACCTATCTCGCCACCCTGCCGGGCTTCGTGGTCATGGCGGCGGCCGACGAGGCCGAACTGCGCCACATGGTGAAGACCGCGGTCGACTACGGCGAAGGTCCGATCGCTTTTCGCTACCCTCGTGGAAACGGCGTCGGCGTGGAGATGCCGGAGCGCGGCGTCGCGCTGCCGATCGGCAAGGGCCGTGTCCTGCGCGAGGGCACCAAGATCGCGCTCTTGTCGCTCGGCACACGGCTGCAGGATTGCCTCGCCGCCGCGGAGGAACTCGACGCTGCCGGTCTTTCGACGACGGTTGCCGATGCGCGTTTCGCCAAGCCGCTCGACCGCGACCTCGTCGCCCGGCTTGCGCGCGAGCATGAAGTGCTGATCACCGTCGAGGAAGCGGCGATCGGCGGCTTCGGCAGCCATGTCCTGCACTTCCTGGCGCACGAGGGCTTGCTTGAGAGCGGGGTGAAGGTGCGGCCGCTGGTTCTGCCCGACGAGTTCACCGACCAGGCCAAGCCGGAACGCATGTATGAGAGAGCCGGTCTCGACAGCGCCGGCATCGTCACGACGGTGTTTTCGGCGCTCGGCGCCACCGAGCGCGCCGCACGCGCTTAGCGGGCTCGTAACCTCCTGTTTACGCTGCTTTTTCGTAAGCTGCTTACCCTTTCGCTTGGTCGAATCTTAGGCCGCGTTTGATAGTCATGCTCCCGGGACAGGGAGCAAAACAATGAAAATCCGGATCATGACGTGCGCGGCATTGCTGGCGCTCGCAACCCCCGCCATCGCGGGCCCGAATTTCGATAGAAACATCGATGCGGCGGCCGCTCGGTTGCTGGCCGAGCGCATAGGCGACATTCGCGGCACCTTCGACATCGGCCACGAACCAGTCTTCGTCGATCTGAGCCGCACCACCGGCGCCATCGGCGACTATGGCAAGGGCTGGGAGGATGGCCTGGCCAGGGCGCGCGAGCCAAAGCCAATCGACTGGACAGTCAACTGAACCAGGTGCTGTAACGGCGCCGGCCGCAAGGCGGCGCTTGCGCCGCCTTGCGGCTTTCGCCAAAGAGGGCGGATGAACGCCCCCGCAACGCCCGCCGGCAGGACGCGTCTCGACGAACTGCTCGTCGCGCGCGCATTCTTCGACACCCGATCGCGGGCGCGCGATGCCATCTTGCGCGGCACGGTCGCGGTCGATGGCAGCACGGAACGGCGGCCGGGCGCCCGTATTGCCGATACGGCCAGCATCGCCGTTGACGATCCTGCGCGGCGCTACGTTGCCCGTTCGGCGCTGAAGCTTGCCGCCGCGCTCGACCATTTCGGCCTCGACCCGGCGGGGGCGCTCGCCCTCGACATCGGCGCCTCGACCGGCGGCTTCACGCAGGTCCTGCTCGAACGTGGTGCGCGACGGGTCATCGCCGTCGATGTAGGCCACGGCCAGTTGCACGAAAGCCTGGCTGGCGACCCGCGCGTTCTGAATTGCGAGGGTGTCAATGCCCGGTCGCTATCGATGGCCGATATCGAGGGAACGGCGCCTGATTTCCTTGCCGCTGATCTGAGCTTCATCTCGCTTAAGCAGGCCTTGCCTGCGGCGCTCGACCTTGCCGCGCCCGGTGCGTGCGGCGTGTTTCTGGTCAAACCGCAATTCGAAGCCGGCCGCGACGCCATCGGCAAGGGTGGTCTGCTGCGCGAAGCTTCCGAGGGTGCGAGGATCGCGGACGGCCTCGCTCACTGGCTGAACGCCAGGCCGGGCTGGCGCACGCTTGGCGTCATGCCGTCGCCGATCACCGGCGGCGACGGCAATCAGGAATTCCTGATGGCCGGGGCCAAGGACCAATGAGCGCGCCGCTAAGGATTGAAAGACTCGCTGCCCAGGGCGACGGTGTGGCGAAGGGCGAGCGTGGTCCGGTTTATGTGCCATTCGCACTGCCCGGCGAACTCGTCAATGCCGCGGTGGCCGGCGATCGCGGCACCCTCGTCGCGGTTCTCGAACCGTCGGCCGACCGCGTCGAGCCGGCATGCCGGCATTTCGGCGAATGCGGCGGCTGCGTGCTGCAACACCTGGCACCTGCCGCCTATCGTGACTGGAAGCGGGAGAAGCTGGTGCAGGCTCTGCACCATCGCGGGCTCGAAGCGCCCGTCGACAACCTTGTTCCTTGCCAGCCGGCGAGCCGCCGCCGCGCCGCGTTGACGGCCCGAAAAACGCATGGCGGGCTGATCCTGGGCTACAACCGGGCCCAGTCGCACCAGATCATCGACATCGCCGAATGCCCGATTCTGGAACCGGCGATCGTTGCCGCGCTGCCCATGCTGCGTGAGGTTGCAACGGGACTATGTTCGACCGACAAGCCGTTCCGCGTCGCCGTGACCCTGTCCGAAGCGGGGCTGGACGTCGCGCTGGAAGGGGCCGGCAGGCCGTCGGAAAAGAAGCGCCGTGCCGCCGTCGAGTTCGCGCTGCGTGCCGGACTGGCCCGGCTGTCACTCGACGGCGAAATCCTGGTCGCAGCCAGAGACCCGGGATTTTCTCCGGGTGGTACCGGTCTCGTGCCGCCGCCGGGCGGCTTCCTGCAGGCGGTCGCCGCGATCGAGGAGGCGATGGCGGCGATGGTGACCGGCCACCTCTCGCCTGCGAAGCGGCTGGCAGATCTCTTTTCGGGCGTCGGCACCTTCGCCTTGCGGCTGGCGCAGGTCGCCGAGGTGCACGCGGTCGAGAGCGATGGAGCAGCATTGGCGGCGCTCGACCGTGCCTTTCGCTTTGGCGCCGGGCTGAAGAAGGTCACCGCCGAGCGGCGCGACCTTTTCCGCCGTCCCCTGACCGCCAAGGAACTCGATCGTTTCGGTGGCCTGGTCTTCGATCCGCCACGCGCCGGAGCGGAAGCACAGGCGCGCCAGATCGCGTCGAGCAACGTGCCTTTGGTCGCCGCGGTGTCCTGCAACCCCGCCACGCTGGCGCGCGACCTGCGCATCCTCGTCGGCGGCGGCTATGTGTTGAAGAAGGTGACGCCGTTCGACCAGTTCCTGTGGTCGCCGCATGTCGAGGCCGTGGCGCTTCTGGAGAAGCCCCGCCGTCGGCGCTGATCGTTCCCGAGACAGATCGTGGCCGTCCACCGGCTGCAGTGCGGGCGGCGCCTGCCTGGCGGCGACATGTGATCTTGCCATGTTGAACATTTGACTGTACCATCTATCCAATTAAAGGGTCCATCCTATGTCGCCGCGCCGGTATCGCATGAAGAAGAGGAGCGAAGCCGTCGCCGACACGCGCCTGCGGATCGTCCAGGCGGCCATGCAACTCCATGGCGAGAAGGGAATTCTCGCGACCAGCTGGAAGGACATCGCGCAGGAGGCGGATGTGGCGCTGGGAACGGTCTACAAGCATTTCCCGACCCTGGCCGAGCTTGTGCCGGCATGCGGGGAGCTGCTGATGCAGCGAATCCGGCCGCCTTCGGCGGAAGACGCAGATCATCTGATCGGCGATGCGACGCTTGTTTCCGACAGGCTTCGCCGCGTCGCGACGGCGCTGTTCGCCTTCTACGAGCGCGGTGGCCGTCATCTGGAGAGTGACCTGCGCGAACGCGAATTGCCGGCGATCCGTGAATGGGAAGATTATCTGCGCGGCGTGGTCGCGCACCTCGTTGGAACGGCACTGCGTCCGGCCGCCCCTACGGTCGTTCAGGCGCGAATCGTGAGCGCGCTGTTCGATTTTCCGTCGTTCAAGGCGATGAACGAGCGTGGCCTTGATGCGAGCGAGGCGGCTGACGCGCTGGTGGCGATGGTGGTTTGCTGGCTGGAGCAGGCGAAAGAGTCGCCCGGCAGCTAGCCGGCTTTTGTTGCTGTCAGGAAAGGAAACGTTGATGACCGCGGCTATCGAGACTTCGCAACTGTCGGAGAACGCTTCGCGGGTGTTTGCGCGTGGCAAGGATGAAGGAACGGCCCGCTGGTGGATGGGTTCGCTGGCGCTGATCAAGGCGACGAGTGCGGAGACGGGCGGGCTGTACACGCTTGTCGAAGTGCGCGAGGACGAAAGCGAGACGCCACTACACGTTCACCATCGAGAGGACGAGACTTTCTGGGTTCTGGAGGGCGAGGTCGAGTTCGAGGTTGGGGGCACCATCACGCATGCGGGTCCGGGCACGATGCTGTTCGGCCCGCGCGGCGTGCCTCATCGCTATGCGATCAGGCGCGGGCCAGCCCGACTGCTGTTCCTGTTCACGCCCGGCGGTTTCGAAGGCCTCCTGATGGAGACCAGCGAACCGGCCGGAGAGTTCAGGCTGCCGCTTGAGGGCGAGGCGATGCCCGACTTCGAGACACTGCCGGCCACGGTCCGCAAATACGGATGCGAGCTGCTCGCCTGAAGCTGGTTGGAAGCCTCGGCCGCCGTTGAGGTTCGTCAGCCGCGGCCCAACACCCGCTCCACGAAGGCCGGCACGATCTCGCTCGCCTTGCCGTGCTGCGTCTCCGCAAACCTGTAGGAGCCCTCCGTCGCCTCGAGGTTGAGTTCGACCGTATGGGCACCCGCCATACGCGCCTCCTCGTTGAAGCCGGCGGCGGGGTAGACGGTGCCGCTGGTGCCGATGGCGACGAACAGATCACAGTTGCCCAGCGCCTCGTAGATGCGCTCCATGTGATAGGGCATTTCGCCGAACCACACGACATCCGGGCGCATGAAGCCGGGCGAGTTGCAGGACGGGCAGGCGAGTTCGACCGACAGGTCGCCGTTCCATTCCTGCCGGTTGCCGCAATTGGCGCACAGCGCCCGCGCAAGCTCCCCATGCATGTGGATCAGCTTGCGCGATCCGGCGCGCTCGTGCAGATCATCGATATTCTGCGTGACCAGCAGAAAGTCGCCGTCGTAGCGCCTTTCGAGTTCGGCGAGCGCGGCATGCGCTGGGTTGGGCGTCACGCCGGTCATGCCGCGGCGGCGCTGGTTGTAGAAATCGTGCACCTGCGCCGGGTCGCGGGCAAAGCCCTCCGGCGTTGCGACATCGCGATAGTCGATCTTCGACCAGATGCCGTCCTTGTCGCGAAAGGTGTCGACGCCCGATTCGGCGGAGATTCCGGCCCCGGTGAGGATGACGATGGAGGAGGGGGTCATGGTTTGTCTATCAAGATCGCCGGTTGATGGTCATCTAGACGCGTTGTACGCGAAGCGTGGGGGACAAACGGGCCTCCCTGTGAGAAAGCGATAGACAAGTGTTGTCGCGGGCGGCCCGGGTGCGCCTAGGTTTCCGTGCCGCCGACGGTCATGCGGTCCATCCTGAGATGTGGCTGGCCGACGCCGACTGGTACGCCCTGGCCCGCCTTGCCGCACATGCCGATGCCGGTGTCGAGCTTCATGTCGTTGCCGATCATGGAGACCCGGTGCATGGCGTCGGGGCCGTTGCCGATCAGCATCGCGCCCTTGATAGGCCGGGTCACCTTGCCGTCCTCGATACGGTAGGCCTCCGTGCAGGCGAAGACGAACTTGCCCGAGGTAATGTCGACCTGGCCACCGCCGAAGGAGACGGCATAGATGCCGTCCTTCACCGAAGCGATGATTTCGGCCGGTTCCTTGTCGCCGCCGGTCATGAAGGTGTTGGTCATGCGCGGCATCGGCTCGTGCGCGTAGGATTCGCGCCGGCCGTTGCCGGTCGCCGCAACGCCCATCAGACGCGCATTCTGCCGATCCTGCATGTAGCCGACCAGCTTGCCGTCCTCGATGAGAACGTTGCGATTGGTTGGCGTGCCTTCGTCGTCGATGGTGAGCGAACCGCGCCGCTCGGCGATGGTGCCGTCGTCGACGACGGTGACGCCCCTGGCGGCTACCTGCTGGCCCATCAGGCCGGAAAAGGCCGAGGTCTTCTTGCGGTTGAAGTCGCCTTCGAGTCCGTGGCCGACCGCCTCGTGCAGCATCACGCCGGGCCAGCCGGCGCCGAGCACGATGTCGAAGGTGCCGGCGGGGGCTGCCACCGCCTCCAGATTGACCAGCGCCTGCCGCAGCGCCTCACTGGCCGCGTGCTGCCACGAGCCCTCGGCCACGAACTCGCCGAACGACTTGCGCCCGCCCATGCCATGGGAACCGGTCTCCTGGCGGTCGCCGTCGCCGACCACGACGGAGACGTTCATTCGCACCAAGGGCCTGATATCGCGAACGAAATGACCGTCGGCGCGCAAGATCTCGACATTCTGCCATGACGCCGCGAGCGATGCGGTCACCTGGCGTACGCGCGGGTCCTTCGCCCGCAGCCAGGCATCGATTTCCTGCAGCAGCCCGGCCTTTTCGGCGAAGCCCGGTTCCGCGATCGGGTTTTCGTCACCGTAGAGCTTGCGGTTGGTGCCCGCCGGGGCATCGGCAAGCGTGCCGGAGTACCCGGCCTTGACCGCCGAGACGGCGTCGGCCGCGCGCAACAGCGCGCTTTCGGAAAGCTCGCTCGAATGAGCATAGCCGGTCGCCTCGCCGGCCACCGCGCGCAGGCCAAACCCTTGATCCTGATTGAAATTCGCCGTCTTCAGGCGGCCGTTGTCGAAGACAAGCGCCTCGCCTTCGGAATATTCCAGGAAGAGCTCGCCGTCGTCGGCACCGGCGATCGCCTGCGAGACATGCCGGCGGACGGCTTCTTCCGAGATGTCGAATCGTTCGAGAAGGGGGGTGGCCACGACTGATGAACTCCGTCTTCTGGAATCTGCTTTTCCCGCCTATATAGTCGCGCTCGAGCGGACTTGCATGCAAGGCGGACGATTGGCGCGATGCGACTTCTGATCTGGCTTTCGATCGGCGCCGTGGTCGGCCTTGCCTGCGGTTTGCCGTTCGGACGCGACTACGCGCTGATGGGGCTTGGGCTGGGCATCGCCGGCGGCTTCGGCGTGTTCCTCGGGCTGCGCAGGTGAGGAATGGTCGCGAAACCCGCGGCAAAACCTCCGGAAAAATGCGGAAACGTTAGGGAAGTTCGGCGAAACCCGCAGAAAAGCCGGCGAGGTCGACCGGGATGCCGATGCCTTCCTCCGGCGTCTGGAACACGATGAAGGTCGCCGCGGTTCCCGTCTTCAGAGTCTCCAGCAGCGGGTCTTCCAGAATCACCTCGGCGTAACAGCCGTCCTGGAAGCAGCGCACGAAATAGGCGCGGCCGATGTCCTTGCCGTCGACGTTGAGGCCGAGCCCGTTGGGCAAGAGCACGCCGAGGGGAGCGAGGACGCGCAAGATCTCGGCCTTGTTGTCGGCGGTCTTCAGAACCACCACCGAAAGCCCGACCTCGGGACGGTCCTCGGCGACGACATTCTGCATCAACGCGCATTGCTCGCCGGTCGCGCCGGCCGGAATGTCGCAGATGATCGACCATGCGCCATGGGTCGAGCGGACCGAGCCGGCCTGTTGCGCCGACGCGCCGCCGGGCAGGGCGAGAAGAAGTGCCGCCAGGGCGGCCGCGGCGAAGGCGCGTGCAAATATCATCGGCATGTCGGCTCCAGGGCGAATCACCCAAATCTATCCCGCGCAAGGGCCCAAACAAAGCCGCCACGGGCGCGGCAGGCCCGGAATTCGGACGATCTCCGCAGATGCATGCGAAATCGGTCCGAAATGCGACGCCGTCACGCTGTTGCGGCCGACCGCGGTGGCTTTCCGCCCGCCGCTTGCCATTTCGAGGCTTCGCGCAAAAATGCCGCATGGCATCGAAAGGGGGCTTTCTTGCGGACGGCCGGAGAGTATGGTTTTAACGGCCAACTCGCGACCGGGAGTCCTGCCCGGCGATATTTGGCGCGCACAGGCTGACGGCCGCGCATTCCGATCGAGGAGAAGAGAAGCGTGATGAGAAAGCCCCTGGCGATCCTGTCCGGCATTCCGGCGCTGACGGTATCGGCGCCAGCCCTCGCCGCGCAGCCCGAACCCTGGCAGTGGCGCTTCCAGCCGGCGGTCACCTCCATCATGGAGCAGACCACCTGGTTCGAGATCTATACGCTCTGGTTCATCGTCCCGATCACCATCCTGGTGCTGGCGCTGCTCGCCTGGGCGATTTTCCGCTTCCGCGAAAGCGCCAACCCGACGCCGTCGCGCACCAGCCACAACACGCTGATCGAGGTCATCTGGACGGTCGGGCCGGTGGTCATCCTGCTTTTCCTCGCAGTGCCCTCGTTCCAGTTGCTGACCGCCCAGTACACGCCGCCGGAAGACCCCGAGATCACCATCAAGGCGACCGGGGTACAGTGGTACTGGGATTACGAATACCAGACCGAGGAGCCTCTCAACTTTTCCTCGCTGATCCTGCAGGACGACGACCGCGCCGGACTCGGCAAGGAAGACATGGCGGCCTATCCGAGGCTTCTCGCCGTCGACAACGAAGTTGTCGTGCCGGTCGATACGACGGTTCGCGTGCTGGTGACCGCGAGCGACGTCATCCATGCCTTCGCCATGCCGGCCTTCGGGGTGAAGACCGACGCCGTGCCCGGGCGCATCAATGAAATCTGGTTCAAGGCCAAGAAGGAAGGCCTCTATTACGGACAGTGCTCGGAACTGTGCGGCAAGGACCATGCCTTCATGCCGATCGGCATCCGCGTGGTGACGCGGGAACAGTACGATACCTGGCTTGCCGCGGCCCAGTCCGACCTGCCGGGCGCCAACAAGGCGCTGATGGCGGCGGTCGAGGCCGAAACCAGGGTTGCGGACGCCGGCAATTGATGCCGCGCGGTCTGGGGAACAGGGAAACGGAGCTCTAACATGGCTGGCGCTGCAGCTCACGACGCCGAACACGACCACAAGCCCTATGGCTGGACGCGGTGGGTCTATTCGACCAACCACAAGGACATCGGCACGCTCTACCTGATCTTCGCGATCATCGCGGGCATCATCGGCGGCTTCCTGTCGGTGATGATGCGCTGGGAACTGGCGGAGCCGGGCATCCAGATATTCCATGGCCTGGCAGAGATGGTCTACGGCGTCGAAGGCGCGACCGCGCTCGACGCCGGCAAGCACATGTACAACGTGTTCACGACCGGCCACGGCCTGATCATGATCTTCTTCATGGTCATGCCGGCGCTGATCGGCGGCTTCGCCAACTGGATGGTGCCGATCATGATCGGCGCACCGGACATGGCGTTCCCGCGCATGAACAACATCTCCTTCTGGCTCTTGCCGCCCGCCTTCATTCTGCTGCTTCTGTCGATGTTCGTGCCCGGCCCTGCCGGCGGCTACGGCGTCGGCGGCGGCTGGACCATCTATCCGCCGCTTTCGACTTCGGGCCAGCCCGGACCTGCGATGGATTTCGCCATCCTGTCGCTGCACATCGCCGGCGCCTCGTCGATCCTCGGCGCGATCAACTTCATCACCACCATCTTCAACATGCGCGCCCCGGGCATGACGCTGCACAAGATGCCGCTTTTCGCCTGGTCGGTGCTGATCACGGCGTTCCTGCTGCTGCTGTCGCTTCCGGTCCTTGCCGGCGGCATCACCATGCTTCTGACCGACCGCAATTTCGGCACCGCTTTCTTCGCTCCCGACGGCGGTGGCGACCCGATCCTGTTCCAGCACCTGTTCTGGTTCTTCGGTCACCCGGAAGTCTACATCCTGATCCTGCCGGGCTTCGGCATTGTCAGCCACATCGTGTCGACCTTCTCGCGCAAGCCGGTCTTCGGTTATCTCGGCATGGCCTACGCCATGGTCGCGATCGGCGTCGTCGGCTTCATCGTGTGGGCCCACCACATGTACACGACCGGGCTGTCGCTCGACGCCCAGCGCTATTTCGTTTTCGCCACCATGGTGATCGCGGTGCCGACCGGCGTGAAGATATTCTCGTGGATCGCCACCATGTGGGGCGGATCGATCTCCATGCGCACGCCGATGCTGTGGGCGATCGGCTTCATCTTCCTGTTCACGGTCGGCGGCGTCACCGGCGTCCAGCTCGCCAATGCCGGCCTCGACCGCTCCTTCCACGACACCTATTACGTGGTGGCGCACTTCCACTACGTGCTGTCGCTGGGCGCGGTCTTCGCCATCTTCGCGGCCTGGTACTACTGGTTCCCGAAGATGACCGGCTACATGTACTCGCCGTTCGTCGCGCGCACCCATTTCTGGGTGACCTTCGTCGGCGTGAACCTGATCTTCTTCCCGCAGCATTTCCTCGGCCTGGCTGGCATGCCGCGCCGCTACATCGACTATCCGGACGCCTTCGCCGGCTGGAACCTTGTCTCTTCCTACGGTTCCTACATCTCCGCGATCGGCGTCCTGATCTTCCTCTACGGCGTGTTCGAAGCCTTCCAGAAGAAGCGGGCGGCGGGCGCCAATCCGTGGGGCGAGGGCGCGACGACCCTGGAATGGCAGCTGCCTTCGCCGCCGCCCTTCCACCAGTGGGAAGAACTGCCGAAGATCAAGTAGGATAGGCTGCAAGAGAGGAACCGCCGGCCAGCCCGGCGGTTTCGGCCAACAGGGCCAACAAGGGACGAAAACGGTAACGACCGATGGCCATCGTCGACAACCACGGCAGGCAAGATGCGACCGTTCGCCTCTCGGAGGCGACGCCCGGCGACTATTTCGCGCTGCTCAAGCCGCGGGTGATGTCGCTGGTCGTGTTCACGGCGGTCGTCGGACTGGTGGCGGCGCCGGTGTCGGTGAATCCGTTCATCGCGCTGGTCGCTATCCTGTCGATCGCGGTCGGCGCCGGTGCGTCCGGCGCGCTCAACATGTGGTACGACGCCGACATCGACGGCAAGATGGCGCGCACCGCCAGCCGCCCCGTGCCTTCGGGCCGCATACAGCCGGAAGAGGCTCTCGTCTTCGGGCTGGTGCTTTCCTTCTTTTCGGTGATGACGCTGGGCGTCATCGTCAACTGGATGGCTGCGGCACTGCTGGCCTTCACGATCTTCTTCTACGTCGTCATCTACACGATGTGGCTCAAGCGCTGGACCCCGCAGAACATCGTCATCGGCGGCGCGGCGGGCGCCTTCCCGCCGATGGTCGGCTGGGCCGCCGCCACCGGCTCCCTCAGCCTGGAAAGCGTTATCCTGTTCCTGATCATCTTCCTGTGGACGCCGCCGCACTTCTGGGCGCTGGCGCTGTTCAAGTCGGGTGACTACGCGCGCGCCGGCATCCCGATGATGCCGAATGTGGCCGGCGTGGCCTCCACGCGCCGCCAGATCTTCGCCTACGCGCTGGTAATCGCGCCGGTCGGCGTGCTGCCCTGGGCTCTCGGCTTCGCCAGCGCCGCCTATGGCGCGGTGTCGGCAGGACTCGGCGCGGGCTTCGTGTGGTATGCATGGCAGGTGCTCCAGATGGCGGATGGCGACCGCTCGATGCGGCCCGCCAAGGCGCTGTTCGCCTTCTCGATCCTGTATCTGTTCGCGATCTTCGCCGCCTATCTGCTCGACACCATCGCCGGCCGCTTGTGGATTTGATGATGGCGACCGAGGACAAGGGAATCACGCTCACCCCGGCTCAGGCCAAGGCGCGCCGCGCCCGCTCCGTCGCGATCGCGCTGGCGCTGGCGGCTATGGTGGTCATCTTCTATTTCGCCACCATCGCCAAGTTCGGACCGGCGCTCTTCGAGCGGGCGCTCTGAGACCATGAGCCAGGCAAGCAGCGATCCCAAGGCAAAGACGACACGCTCGAACCGCGTGGTCGCGGGCGCCTGCGTGGCGTTTTTCGCAGGCATGGTCGGCATGTCCTATGCCGCGGTGCCGCTCTATCAGCTTTTCTGCCAGGTGACCGGCTATGGCGGCACCACGCAGCGCGTCGAGCAATATTCCGACACCATTCTCGACCGCGAGATCACCATCCGATTCGACGCCAATGTCGCGAGCAACCTTCCATGGGCGTTCGCGCCGGTCGAGCGCGACGTGACCGTCCGGATCGGCGAAACGGCGCAGATCGCG contains:
- the tldD gene encoding metalloprotease TldD, which gives rise to MSEEAVRRHVSQAIAGADDGELFLEYSEGEALVFDNGRLKTANFNQDQGFGLRAVAGEATGYAHSSELSESALLRAADAVSAVKAGYSGTLADAPAGTNRKLYGDENPIAEPGFAEKAGLLQEIDAWLRAKDPRVRQVTASLAASWQNVEILRADGHFVRDIRPLVRMNVSVVVGDGDRQETGSHGMGGRKSFGEFVAEGSWQHAASEALRQALVNLEAVAAPAGTFDIVLGAGWPGVMLHEAVGHGLEGDFNRKKTSAFSGLMGQQVAARGVTVVDDGTIAERRGSLTIDDEGTPTNRNVLIEDGKLVGYMQDRQNARLMGVAATGNGRRESYAHEPMPRMTNTFMTGGDKEPAEIIASVKDGIYAVSFGGGQVDITSGKFVFACTEAYRIEDGKVTRPIKGAMLIGNGPDAMHRVSMIGNDMKLDTGIGMCGKAGQGVPVGVGQPHLRMDRMTVGGTET
- a CDS encoding invasion associated locus B family protein, whose product is MIFARAFAAAALAALLLALPGGASAQQAGSVRSTHGAWSIICDIPAGATGEQCALMQNVVAEDRPEVGLSVVVLKTADNKAEILRVLAPLGVLLPNGLGLNVDGKDIGRAYFVRCFQDGCYAEVILEDPLLETLKTGTAATFIVFQTPEEGIGIPVDLAGFSAGFAELP
- the coxB gene encoding cytochrome c oxidase subunit II, which codes for MRKPLAILSGIPALTVSAPALAAQPEPWQWRFQPAVTSIMEQTTWFEIYTLWFIVPITILVLALLAWAIFRFRESANPTPSRTSHNTLIEVIWTVGPVVILLFLAVPSFQLLTAQYTPPEDPEITIKATGVQWYWDYEYQTEEPLNFSSLILQDDDRAGLGKEDMAAYPRLLAVDNEVVVPVDTTVRVLVTASDVIHAFAMPAFGVKTDAVPGRINEIWFKAKKEGLYYGQCSELCGKDHAFMPIGIRVVTREQYDTWLAAAQSDLPGANKALMAAVEAETRVADAGN
- the ctaD gene encoding cytochrome c oxidase subunit I, whose protein sequence is MAGAAAHDAEHDHKPYGWTRWVYSTNHKDIGTLYLIFAIIAGIIGGFLSVMMRWELAEPGIQIFHGLAEMVYGVEGATALDAGKHMYNVFTTGHGLIMIFFMVMPALIGGFANWMVPIMIGAPDMAFPRMNNISFWLLPPAFILLLLSMFVPGPAGGYGVGGGWTIYPPLSTSGQPGPAMDFAILSLHIAGASSILGAINFITTIFNMRAPGMTLHKMPLFAWSVLITAFLLLLSLPVLAGGITMLLTDRNFGTAFFAPDGGGDPILFQHLFWFFGHPEVYILILPGFGIVSHIVSTFSRKPVFGYLGMAYAMVAIGVVGFIVWAHHMYTTGLSLDAQRYFVFATMVIAVPTGVKIFSWIATMWGGSISMRTPMLWAIGFIFLFTVGGVTGVQLANAGLDRSFHDTYYVVAHFHYVLSLGAVFAIFAAWYYWFPKMTGYMYSPFVARTHFWVTFVGVNLIFFPQHFLGLAGMPRRYIDYPDAFAGWNLVSSYGSYISAIGVLIFLYGVFEAFQKKRAAGANPWGEGATTLEWQLPSPPPFHQWEELPKIK
- a CDS encoding heme o synthase codes for the protein MAIVDNHGRQDATVRLSEATPGDYFALLKPRVMSLVVFTAVVGLVAAPVSVNPFIALVAILSIAVGAGASGALNMWYDADIDGKMARTASRPVPSGRIQPEEALVFGLVLSFFSVMTLGVIVNWMAAALLAFTIFFYVVIYTMWLKRWTPQNIVIGGAAGAFPPMVGWAAATGSLSLESVILFLIIFLWTPPHFWALALFKSGDYARAGIPMMPNVAGVASTRRQIFAYALVIAPVGVLPWALGFASAAYGAVSAGLGAGFVWYAWQVLQMADGDRSMRPAKALFAFSILYLFAIFAAYLLDTIAGRLWI